A portion of the Sulfurospirillum diekertiae genome contains these proteins:
- a CDS encoding metal ABC transporter permease has protein sequence MEIFQYTFMLKAFLAGTLIAAIASSLGMFVVVKRFSMLSDALAHISLLGVAIGFLTSIAPSYSSIAFTLVASWIIEYLRQNNKLYSDSILSIFLSGSLALAIIIVSASASFNTSLFDYLFGSIVAIDDTDIMIIMLLGLVCTVTLYANFQRFLYIAFDEESAKASGINTTFLNYMLISLVSVVISVSIKIVGALLIGAMMIIPAIIAMQFSKNFKNSVVYAIFISIVSVILGLFISYYASLPSGATIVVLLLCFFYNFTCLQEKAVLIFLEWLFYMQLSCIMLCFVY, from the coding sequence ATGGAAATTTTTCAATACACATTTATGCTCAAAGCCTTTTTAGCAGGCACCTTAATCGCCGCCATTGCCTCTTCTCTTGGTATGTTTGTGGTCGTCAAACGCTTTTCAATGCTCTCAGACGCACTTGCCCATATTTCGCTCCTCGGCGTGGCGATTGGTTTTTTAACCTCCATTGCACCGAGTTACAGCTCCATCGCTTTTACCCTTGTCGCTTCATGGATCATTGAGTATTTAAGGCAAAATAATAAACTCTATTCTGATTCGATCCTCTCGATTTTTTTATCGGGTTCTTTAGCGCTTGCCATCATCATCGTATCGGCTTCCGCATCGTTTAATACCTCTTTGTTTGACTATCTTTTTGGTTCAATCGTTGCGATCGATGACACGGATATTATGATTATCATGCTTTTAGGATTGGTCTGTACGGTAACGTTGTACGCCAATTTTCAACGCTTTTTGTACATCGCGTTTGATGAAGAGAGTGCGAAAGCGTCTGGCATCAACACCACATTTTTAAACTATATGCTCATCTCTTTGGTTTCAGTCGTCATCAGTGTTTCGATTAAAATCGTGGGAGCGCTTTTGATTGGTGCGATGATGATCATCCCTGCCATCATTGCCATGCAATTTAGTAAAAATTTTAAAAACTCCGTGGTTTATGCGATTTTTATATCGATTGTATCGGTCATTCTTGGTCTGTTTATTTCCTACTATGCTTCTTTGCCTAGCGGTGCGACCATCGTTGTTTTGCTCTTGTGCTTTTTTTATAATTTCACTTGTCTGCAAGAAAAAGCAGTATTAATTTTTTTAGAGTGGCTCTTTTATATGCAACTCAGTTGCATAATGTTATGCTTTGTGTATTAA
- the flgG gene encoding flagellar basal-body rod protein FlgG, with translation MIRSLYTAATGMIAQQTQIDTTSNNISNVNTIGYKKQRAEFADLMYQTMTYAGTSTSGTTVSPTGIEVGLGVRPTAIAKMFTQGNFKETGNSLDMAITGNGFFQILLPDGTTGYTRNGSFKLDADGNVINSDGYQMIPQLVIPADATQITIGVDGMVSVLQAGQTATQQIGQIELANFINPAGLHSLGDNNYINTNASGDPIVSNPGLNGLGQTRQNFVEMSNVQLVEEMTDLITGQRAYEANSKAITTSDQMLQTVNALKT, from the coding sequence ATGATCAGATCACTTTATACAGCCGCTACGGGTATGATCGCTCAACAAACACAGATCGATACTACTTCAAACAATATTTCAAACGTTAATACGATTGGTTATAAAAAACAACGTGCTGAGTTTGCGGATTTGATGTATCAAACCATGACGTATGCTGGAACTTCAACCAGTGGTACAACGGTTTCACCAACAGGCATTGAAGTGGGACTGGGTGTTCGTCCTACAGCGATTGCCAAGATGTTTACGCAAGGTAACTTTAAAGAGACCGGCAATTCATTAGATATGGCGATTACGGGAAATGGTTTTTTCCAAATTTTGCTTCCCGATGGAACAACAGGCTATACCCGCAATGGTTCATTTAAACTCGATGCCGATGGCAATGTCATCAACAGCGATGGGTATCAAATGATTCCACAACTGGTGATTCCTGCCGATGCAACGCAGATTACGATTGGTGTGGATGGTATGGTTTCTGTGCTTCAAGCAGGACAAACCGCAACACAACAAATTGGTCAAATTGAGCTTGCAAACTTCATCAATCCAGCGGGCCTTCACTCTTTGGGGGATAACAATTACATCAATACTAATGCGTCAGGCGATCCTATTGTGAGCAATCCAGGCCTTAATGGTCTTGGACAAACCAGACAGAACTTTGTTGAGATGAGTAACGTTCAGTTGGTGGAAGAGATGACCGATCTTATTACGGGTCAACGTGCGTATGAAGCGAACTCAAAAGCGATTACGACGAGTGATCAAATGCTGCAAACCGTTAATGCTCTCAAAACGTGA
- a CDS encoding flagellar hook-basal body protein: protein MQNSYYGVTGAMVTQFNRLDVISNNLANLNTTAYKRDDVVVGDFKRIFQEYKDEMPLKDNTKEASKFMNASIVRVPQIVEQYTKYDQGGVKNTGNPLDFALKREDAFFMVETPNGIRLTQNGSFSINNDGVLTTKEGYPVLPSTYFQNKQYITIPEDGELRVDQSGGVYNREDQLGSLYIVQSDDVKSLLKEGNNLYKFKSTDELTQLGEGNLVTQGFLETSNINPVSEMVGLIETNRLVDMYQKVMKSHMNDLNTEAISKLASTKA, encoded by the coding sequence ATGCAAAATAGCTACTATGGCGTTACCGGAGCAATGGTTACTCAGTTTAATAGACTGGATGTCATCTCTAATAACCTTGCCAACTTAAATACCACAGCGTATAAACGTGATGATGTGGTTGTAGGTGATTTTAAAAGAATTTTTCAAGAATATAAAGATGAGATGCCACTTAAGGACAATACGAAAGAAGCAAGTAAATTTATGAATGCTTCCATTGTCAGAGTCCCCCAGATCGTTGAGCAGTATACGAAATACGATCAAGGTGGTGTTAAAAATACAGGCAATCCTTTGGATTTTGCACTTAAACGGGAAGATGCTTTTTTTATGGTTGAAACTCCCAATGGCATTCGTTTAACGCAAAATGGCTCTTTTTCTATCAATAATGATGGTGTCTTAACCACCAAAGAGGGTTATCCTGTTTTGCCTTCGACGTATTTCCAAAACAAACAGTACATTACCATTCCAGAAGACGGTGAACTTCGTGTTGATCAGAGTGGTGGCGTTTATAATCGTGAAGATCAGTTGGGAAGTTTGTACATTGTTCAAAGTGATGATGTTAAATCATTGCTCAAAGAGGGTAATAACCTCTACAAATTTAAAAGCACTGATGAATTAACACAACTTGGAGAGGGCAATTTAGTAACACAAGGCTTTTTGGAAACCAGTAATATTAATCCTGTCAGTGAGATGGTAGGTTTGATTGAAACCAATAGGCTTGTCGATATGTATCAAAAAGTGATGAAATCACATATGAACGATCTCAACACCGAAGCAATTTCTAAACTTGCATCAACAAAAGCATAA
- a CDS encoding AzlC family ABC transporter permease, translating to MNFLAIFKLTVPVMMGYIPLGMAFGLLLSKLLIPWYYAFFMSVFIFAGSGQFLALTLFASQATILEIGIATFLLNLRHTFYGLSMISTFKAFSWKKHYLIFGLTDETFALLKTSEVPEENRERAYLWITFLNQCYWIIGSVVGAVLGNILPFNYKGIEFSLTALFVVLSIELYKKNRLHKPFFVALIIGLFGMILFPPQKMLILSLCAAAFVLIVFKRSMENGK from the coding sequence ATGAATTTTTTGGCAATTTTTAAACTCACCGTCCCGGTGATGATGGGCTATATACCTCTTGGAATGGCATTTGGACTGTTACTGTCTAAACTTTTGATTCCGTGGTATTATGCTTTTTTTATGAGTGTTTTTATCTTCGCAGGTTCGGGGCAGTTTTTAGCCCTCACACTTTTTGCATCGCAAGCCACTATTCTTGAAATCGGCATTGCTACTTTTTTGCTGAACCTTCGTCATACGTTTTATGGGCTTTCAATGATTTCAACCTTTAAAGCGTTTTCATGGAAAAAACATTACCTCATTTTTGGGCTGACGGATGAGACGTTTGCACTGTTAAAAACCAGTGAAGTCCCTGAAGAAAATCGTGAACGTGCGTACCTTTGGATTACCTTTTTAAACCAATGTTATTGGATTATTGGCAGTGTCGTAGGTGCGGTACTTGGCAATATTTTACCGTTTAATTACAAAGGCATCGAGTTTTCGCTGACGGCACTGTTTGTGGTGCTTTCCATTGAGCTATACAAAAAAAATAGATTGCATAAGCCTTTCTTTGTGGCTCTGATTATTGGGCTGTTTGGCATGATTTTATTTCCACCACAAAAGATGCTCATTTTATCGCTATGTGCGGCAGCATTTGTGTTAATCGTGTTTAAGAGGAGTATGGAAAATGGAAAGTAG
- a CDS encoding winged helix-turn-helix transcriptional regulator encodes MEKTVQNFGDKYEKCPMYYTMSILEGKWKWIILWEISRAGVIRYNRLRELLKPIAHKTLSQQLKELESNNIIHREQYNEVPPKVEYSLTKEGESVIPILSLMYQWGKEHRLEGEVLDDGSCMNA; translated from the coding sequence ATGGAGAAAACAGTGCAAAATTTTGGTGATAAATACGAAAAATGCCCAATGTATTATACGATGTCGATTCTTGAGGGAAAATGGAAGTGGATTATCCTGTGGGAAATTAGCAGAGCCGGTGTCATAAGATACAATCGATTAAGAGAGTTACTCAAACCGATTGCCCATAAGACATTAAGCCAACAACTCAAAGAGCTGGAGAGCAATAATATTATTCACAGAGAACAGTACAATGAAGTTCCCCCCAAAGTAGAATATTCGCTCACTAAAGAGGGAGAATCTGTCATCCCCATTCTAAGTTTGATGTATCAATGGGGAAAAGAGCATAGGTTAGAGGGTGAAGTATTGGATGATGGGTCGTGTATGAATGCGTAA
- the prpD gene encoding 2-methylcitrate dehydratase, giving the protein MSTDMGILDTKRPEFDPLLTDIARYASEFVIKSDDAYETARYCLMDTLGCGLLALKFPQCTKLLGPVVPGASMPHLGAKVPGTSYQLDPERAAFNVGAMVRWLDFNDTWLAAEWGHPSDNLGAIWAVGDYISRRNISEGKAPLKVKDILTAMIKAHEIQGILALENCFNKEGMDHVLLVRVASTAVAAAMLGGSFEEIRNAVSHAWIDGGALRCYRHAPNTGSRKSWAAGDASSRGVNLALKALAGEMGYPSALSAKFWGYEDVKMGGKKLTIPQPFGSYVMEQVLFKISFPAEFHAQTAVECAVKLHNEVKDKLDKIESIVITTQESGHRIINKVGPLANPADRDHCIQYMVAIPLIHGTLVAEHYEDAFANDPRVDQLRNKMEVVVDPRYTKEYLEADKRSIANAVQIFYIDGTQSEKVEVEYPIGHKRRRKDGIPLLISKFKHNLSGRLSPKQCATIERACENQASLEAMHFNEFSDLFAL; this is encoded by the coding sequence ATGAGTACAGATATGGGTATTTTAGATACCAAAAGACCTGAGTTTGACCCACTTTTAACGGATATTGCACGTTATGCTTCAGAGTTTGTCATCAAAAGCGATGATGCGTATGAGACGGCGCGTTATTGTCTCATGGACACACTCGGATGCGGTCTATTAGCGCTCAAATTTCCACAGTGTACTAAACTCTTAGGACCTGTTGTCCCAGGAGCTTCTATGCCTCACTTGGGTGCAAAAGTGCCGGGTACTTCGTATCAACTTGATCCAGAACGCGCCGCGTTTAACGTCGGAGCAATGGTGCGATGGCTTGATTTTAATGACACATGGCTCGCAGCAGAATGGGGACATCCAAGCGACAACTTAGGCGCTATTTGGGCGGTGGGCGATTACATCAGCCGTCGCAATATCAGTGAAGGGAAAGCCCCCCTTAAAGTCAAAGACATTTTAACCGCAATGATCAAAGCACATGAGATTCAAGGCATCTTGGCGCTTGAAAACTGTTTCAATAAAGAGGGAATGGATCACGTGCTTTTAGTGCGTGTCGCTTCTACGGCAGTAGCTGCGGCAATGCTAGGAGGAAGTTTTGAAGAGATTCGCAATGCGGTTTCGCATGCGTGGATTGATGGTGGCGCACTTCGTTGTTACCGTCATGCCCCTAACACAGGTTCACGTAAATCATGGGCGGCAGGCGATGCAAGCAGTCGTGGAGTGAATTTAGCGCTTAAAGCACTTGCTGGAGAAATGGGCTATCCCTCAGCGCTTAGTGCAAAATTTTGGGGCTACGAAGATGTTAAGATGGGCGGCAAAAAACTCACCATTCCTCAACCGTTTGGAAGCTATGTCATGGAGCAAGTGCTGTTTAAAATCAGCTTTCCTGCTGAATTTCATGCCCAAACAGCAGTTGAATGTGCCGTAAAATTGCACAATGAAGTCAAAGATAAGCTCGATAAAATTGAAAGCATTGTGATTACGACGCAAGAGTCAGGACATCGCATTATCAACAAAGTAGGTCCTCTTGCCAACCCAGCGGACCGTGACCACTGCATTCAGTATATGGTGGCGATTCCACTCATTCATGGGACATTAGTAGCGGAACATTATGAAGATGCGTTTGCCAATGACCCTCGTGTCGATCAACTTCGCAATAAAATGGAAGTGGTCGTCGATCCTCGCTACACCAAAGAGTACCTTGAGGCCGATAAACGCTCCATCGCCAATGCCGTGCAAATTTTTTATATAGATGGCACACAAAGCGAGAAAGTCGAAGTTGAATACCCTATAGGGCATAAACGAAGACGAAAAGATGGAATTCCGCTTTTGATCTCTAAATTCAAGCACAATCTATCAGGAAGACTTAGTCCCAAACAGTGCGCAACGATAGAGCGTGCATGTGAGAATCAAGCAAGCCTAGAAGCTATGCATTTCAATGAATTTAGCGACCTCTTTGCCCTATAA
- a CDS encoding NIPSNAP family protein, protein MVYELTTMHLHLWGTNKAVESILNYKKTSQSHGRLLGCWKVEIGPIGPDCLLILREFGTVGELMEEREKFLFNNNPFGISDILIKGFKIESFMPFPFMPPIKTGQLGPIYEFREYQLAVGGIKKSIDAWEKALPARQKISPVIIAMYALDGPARIVHIIAYKSFEFRLNVRQELYQKGIWPPKGAPEEIIMATNMIALPTSISPLM, encoded by the coding sequence ATGGTTTATGAACTGACAACTATGCATCTTCATCTTTGGGGAACAAACAAAGCTGTAGAAAGTATTTTAAACTATAAAAAGACATCACAAAGTCATGGAAGATTATTGGGATGTTGGAAAGTCGAAATTGGTCCTATTGGGCCTGATTGTTTGCTTATATTACGGGAATTTGGTACTGTAGGAGAGCTGATGGAAGAAAGGGAGAAATTCTTATTCAATAATAATCCATTTGGTATAAGTGATATTTTAATAAAAGGATTTAAGATCGAGTCCTTTATGCCATTTCCTTTTATGCCTCCAATAAAAACTGGTCAATTGGGGCCAATATATGAATTCAGAGAGTATCAGTTGGCGGTAGGGGGTATTAAAAAAAGCATAGATGCCTGGGAAAAAGCGTTGCCCGCACGGCAAAAAATATCACCTGTAATCATAGCAATGTATGCCTTAGATGGACCCGCTCGGATAGTGCATATCATAGCGTATAAAAGTTTTGAATTCAGACTTAATGTGAGACAAGAATTATATCAAAAAGGAATTTGGCCACCAAAAGGTGCCCCTGAAGAGATTATAATGGCTACAAATATGATAGCGTTACCAACATCTATTTCACCGTTAATGTAA
- a CDS encoding metal ABC transporter ATP-binding protein: MVLKNFKDNVIEAKNLNFKTIIQNVTFEIRRGDYAAIIGPNGGGKSTLVKLILGLIPYDSGTIKLFGKTPTLSALKKIGYVSQGISKLDENFPISVHEVVKLGLIANKSLFARINRSDLEIIDRALIKMNIEDLKDAKISELSGGQRQRVMIAKALVNNPQILILDEPNTGVDKQSQINFYALLKDLNVKENITILFITHDLGVIVDDINKVLCINQTLLACHDPRQIYHSEQLNQLYGVDAHMVCHHH, translated from the coding sequence GTGGTATTAAAAAACTTTAAAGACAATGTCATTGAAGCAAAAAATTTAAACTTTAAAACCATTATTCAAAATGTGACGTTTGAGATTAGACGGGGCGATTATGCCGCTATTATTGGACCAAACGGTGGTGGAAAAAGTACGCTCGTTAAACTCATCCTTGGGCTTATTCCCTACGACAGTGGCACAATCAAACTGTTTGGAAAAACACCCACGTTGAGTGCATTGAAAAAGATAGGCTATGTTTCGCAAGGTATTTCAAAATTGGATGAAAATTTTCCCATCAGCGTTCACGAGGTCGTGAAATTAGGCTTAATCGCCAATAAATCTCTTTTTGCAAGAATCAATCGCAGCGATTTAGAAATCATTGATCGCGCTTTAATCAAGATGAATATCGAAGATTTGAAAGATGCCAAAATCAGCGAACTCTCAGGCGGACAACGCCAACGCGTCATGATCGCCAAAGCGCTGGTCAACAACCCACAAATCCTCATTCTTGATGAACCCAACACGGGCGTTGATAAGCAATCACAAATCAATTTTTATGCGCTTTTGAAAGATTTAAATGTCAAAGAGAACATTACAATTCTTTTTATTACCCATGATTTGGGTGTCATTGTCGATGACATCAACAAAGTTTTGTGCATCAACCAAACACTTTTAGCGTGCCATGATCCGCGCCAAATTTATCATTCAGAACAGTTAAATCAGCTCTATGGCGTCGATGCGCACATGGTTTGTCACCATCATTAA
- a CDS encoding SapC family protein, with the protein MAMHIINQPQDQTKAVNDTVNYPNLETMISVPLGIGEFYEACKDYPILFTKNQEGDWLAIALLGFNDKNVYLDENRRFKKGKYLPAFLRRYPFILVQNEGKESFSLGIEEEALEALNESNQQRALFKEDKTPTDLTKNTLDFLVRFQGELQACSAFIKELESWGLLVEQSANLLDEEGKTHTINGFFTINEEKLSHLSEKKQLDICKKGATPFMTAHLISLSNIRRLGL; encoded by the coding sequence ATGGCAATGCATATTATTAATCAGCCGCAAGATCAAACCAAAGCCGTCAATGACACCGTCAATTATCCAAACCTAGAAACGATGATAAGTGTCCCTTTAGGTATTGGAGAGTTTTACGAAGCATGTAAAGATTATCCGATTTTGTTTACTAAAAATCAAGAAGGCGATTGGCTTGCCATTGCGCTCCTTGGCTTTAACGATAAAAATGTTTATTTGGATGAGAATCGTCGCTTTAAAAAAGGTAAATATCTTCCCGCTTTCTTGAGACGCTATCCGTTTATTTTGGTTCAAAATGAGGGTAAAGAGAGCTTTTCTTTAGGTATTGAAGAGGAAGCTTTGGAAGCATTAAATGAATCCAATCAACAACGAGCTCTCTTTAAAGAGGATAAAACACCAACGGATTTGACGAAGAATACATTAGATTTTTTAGTACGTTTTCAAGGTGAGTTGCAAGCATGTAGCGCTTTTATTAAAGAGTTAGAATCATGGGGACTATTAGTCGAACAAAGTGCCAATCTTCTGGATGAAGAGGGCAAAACCCATACGATCAATGGATTTTTTACCATTAACGAAGAAAAACTCAGTCATCTCAGTGAAAAGAAACAGCTTGATATTTGCAAAAAAGGTGCAACGCCTTTCATGACAGCCCATCTCATTTCACTCAGCAATATTAGACGATTAGGATTGTAG
- a CDS encoding flavodoxin family protein, with the protein MKIVAINGSPRKNANTATLLKHALKGADSQGAQTELIHLYDLNYKGCVSCFACKLTGGKSYGKCAHKDDLQPLLEKLRDADAILLGSPIYFGNITGMMRSFIERLAFQYTLYDANYSSLFPRKIPIGLMYTMNLDEKRMKEWGYVEALKGLEKRLGSIFGSSEALYVTDTYQFKDYSKYEVTAFSESLKAKRREEIFPIDCEKAYDMGVRFVTQGVAATYECENAPH; encoded by the coding sequence ATGAAAATTGTAGCCATCAATGGAAGTCCCCGAAAAAATGCCAACACAGCAACCTTACTGAAACATGCCCTAAAAGGGGCGGACTCACAAGGTGCTCAAACGGAACTCATACATCTTTATGATTTGAATTACAAAGGATGCGTGAGCTGTTTTGCATGTAAACTAACAGGTGGAAAATCATACGGGAAATGCGCCCACAAAGATGATCTTCAGCCGCTTTTAGAAAAACTGCGAGATGCCGATGCCATTCTCTTAGGCTCACCCATTTACTTTGGAAATATTACGGGGATGATGCGCTCTTTTATAGAGCGTTTAGCCTTTCAATACACCCTTTACGATGCCAATTACTCCTCCCTCTTCCCTCGAAAAATCCCCATCGGTTTGATGTATACGATGAATTTAGATGAAAAAAGAATGAAAGAATGGGGCTATGTTGAAGCACTCAAAGGTCTTGAAAAAAGACTTGGCAGTATTTTTGGCTCTTCTGAAGCACTCTATGTCACCGATACTTATCAATTTAAAGACTACTCAAAATACGAAGTAACCGCTTTTAGTGAATCCCTCAAAGCAAAAAGACGCGAAGAGATATTCCCAATAGATTGCGAAAAAGCTTACGATATGGGAGTACGATTTGTCACACAAGGGGTTGCCGCAACGTATGAGTGTGAAAATGCACCCCATTAA
- a CDS encoding branched-chain amino acid transporter permease yields MESSYIIGSIIVAALATYATRIIPFLLFRTREPSPLIKYIELNMPLMIMVILVFYALKDVKWESYPYGLAEIIGVCVAIALHVKFKNALLSIFIATLTYMVLIQNVF; encoded by the coding sequence ATGGAAAGTAGTTACATCATTGGAAGCATCATCGTAGCAGCCCTTGCGACCTATGCGACACGTATCATTCCTTTCTTGCTTTTCCGTACTCGTGAGCCTTCACCGTTGATTAAGTATATTGAGCTCAATATGCCTTTAATGATTATGGTTATTTTGGTGTTTTATGCGCTTAAAGATGTGAAGTGGGAAAGTTATCCTTATGGTTTGGCGGAAATCATCGGTGTGTGTGTTGCAATCGCTTTACATGTAAAGTTTAAAAACGCCCTTTTGAGCATTTTTATCGCAACACTCACGTATATGGTTTTAATTCAAAATGTCTTTTAA
- a CDS encoding metal ABC transporter substrate-binding protein — translation MFADVSITTTIFPLYDVVKNIGGDNVKLTNLVPFGVEAHEFEPKAKDIAALSKSDYFIISSPVFETWSTKIISSLKIQDKTIDMSQKVKLIEMKHSEHEHEHKGSYDPHYWLSIDNYMNVAKEVAALLSTKDPENAKLYEANLAAYLVKLEALKTDYEVLKSCKNKKVIVNHDAFEYLAQEYGITQYSITGMTPETKPSPKQIAQLIDLTKKEKIPTVFFEEFASDKVAKSIAKEANVKTDALRPVENITVAESKKGIGYIDIMKENLVKLHDAMDCQ, via the coding sequence ATGTTTGCAGATGTATCGATCACCACAACCATATTTCCACTCTATGATGTTGTTAAAAATATTGGAGGCGATAACGTCAAGCTTACCAATTTGGTTCCCTTTGGCGTTGAAGCGCATGAATTTGAGCCCAAAGCTAAAGACATTGCGGCTCTTTCAAAGAGCGATTATTTCATCATCAGCAGTCCCGTGTTTGAGACATGGAGTACCAAGATTATCAGCTCTTTAAAAATTCAAGATAAAACGATTGATATGAGCCAGAAAGTCAAACTCATCGAAATGAAACATTCGGAGCATGAGCATGAACACAAAGGCAGTTATGACCCACACTACTGGTTGAGCATCGATAACTACATGAATGTCGCCAAAGAAGTAGCGGCTTTGCTGAGCACCAAAGACCCCGAAAATGCAAAACTGTATGAAGCCAATTTAGCGGCGTATCTTGTAAAGCTAGAAGCATTAAAAACGGATTATGAGGTTCTTAAAAGTTGTAAAAACAAAAAAGTTATTGTCAACCATGACGCTTTTGAGTATTTAGCCCAAGAGTATGGCATCACCCAATACTCCATCACAGGCATGACGCCTGAGACCAAACCTTCTCCAAAACAGATTGCACAGTTGATTGATCTAACCAAAAAAGAGAAGATCCCCACCGTCTTTTTTGAAGAATTTGCCAGCGATAAAGTCGCAAAATCCATCGCCAAAGAGGCGAATGTTAAAACAGACGCGCTCAGACCTGTTGAGAATATTACCGTTGCTGAGAGTAAAAAAGGGATTGGTTATATTGACATCATGAAAGAGAACCTCGTTAAATTGCATGACGCGATGGATTGCCAATAA
- a CDS encoding zinc ribbon domain-containing protein YjdM: MQLPACPKCNCEYTYEDGDMIICPECAHEWPKNGTTSEESVTVIKDAHGTILADGDTVVVIKDLKLKGSSAVIKGGTKVKNIRLNYESDHNLDCKVEGIGAMGLKSEFVKKA, from the coding sequence ATGCAACTACCTGCCTGCCCTAAATGTAACTGTGAATATACCTATGAAGATGGCGATATGATCATCTGTCCTGAATGTGCCCATGAATGGCCTAAAAATGGCACAACCAGTGAAGAGAGTGTTACTGTCATTAAAGATGCACATGGTACTATCTTAGCAGATGGCGACACCGTTGTTGTCATTAAGGACTTGAAACTTAAAGGCTCATCAGCCGTCATTAAAGGTGGTACCAAAGTGAAAAATATTCGCTTGAACTATGAGAGCGACCATAACCTTGACTGTAAAGTTGAAGGCATTGGCGCTATGGGACTCAAATCGGAATTTGTCAAAAAAGCTTAA